In a single window of the Rhodamnia argentea isolate NSW1041297 chromosome 2, ASM2092103v1, whole genome shotgun sequence genome:
- the LOC115737384 gene encoding protein PAT1 homolog isoform X1 yields MDGFGSGENSRFQLTGSQDLNQLGDGSAGGTVFDASQYAFFGNDAVEEVELGGLEDEEEDLPPAGLEEEEFLYDKEEGEDLRSLSEIDDLASTFSKINKVVSGPRVAGVIGERGSRESSAAAEWAEGEDNINWFHRNVVDSDSTLEGKRWSSQPYSSAHIIESKTLYRTSSYPEQQQQLQPHYSSEPILVPKSSYPSYPPGGVSQHASPNYHAGHLNVPHPAGGNQMALSAPNLPPFSNSQVQLTTLHHGSQFAGNMPPGLPLGSRPPNQWANQMNLYPGEHAGRLNSGIQQQFPHQNGLMPPQLMPQPQPQSQQHWLRRPMQPPFGHLSGMQSQLFNPHLSSSPPLMGKFDAMFDLADLGEQRLKLAQKGRQDLRFSQPGFDFNGPKSGSGWPRFRSKYMSADEIENILRMQLAATHSNDPYVDDYYHQACLAKKTVGAKLKHHFCPTHLRELPPRARTNTEQHAFLQVDALGRISFSSIRRPRPLLEVDSPNSSGAAGNTEQKASEKPLEQEPMLAARVAIEDGLCLLLDVDDIDRFLQFNQAPDGGVQLRQRRQVLLEGLAASLQLVDPLGKNGHSVGPAPKDDLVFLRLVSLPKGRKLLARYLQLLSPIDELMRIVSMAICRHLRFLFGGLPTDPGAADSTNNLARVVSHCVRGMDLGSLSACLAAVVCSSEQPPLRPLGSPAGDSASLILKSVLERATDLLTDPHAGTNYTITNRQLWQASFDEFYGLLTKYCVNKYDSVIQSVLMQAPTTSMPVLSADAAKAISREMPVDLLRASLPHTDEDQRKLLLDFAQRSMPVVGFNSHEGENGGQISSESVLS; encoded by the exons GGTGAGGACTTAAGATCTTTATCCGAAATTGATGATCTTGCAAGCACCTTTTCAAAG ATAAACAAGGTGGTCAGTGGCCCAAGAGTTGCAGGAGTAATTGGTGAAAGAGGATCTAGGGAAA GTTCTGCTGCTGCTGAGTGGGCAGAAGGAGAGGATAACATTAACTGGTTTCATCGCAATGTAGTGGACTCCGATAGCACTTTAGAAGGCAAAAGATGGTCATCACAACCATATTCTTCCGCTCACATTATAGAGTCAAAGACTCTGTATAGGACGTCATCTTACccagagcagcagcagcagctccaGCCTCATTACTCAAGCGAACCAATATTAGTGCCAAAATCATCTTACCCTTCATATCCTCCAGGTGGAGTATCGCAGCATGCTTCCCCAAATTATCATGCAGGCCACCTAAATGTTCCTCATCCTGCTGGTGGAAACCAAATGGCATTATCTGCACCAAACCTTCCTCCTTTTTCCAATTCTCAGGTCCAGTTGACCACTTTGCATCATGGCTCCCAGTTCGCTGGGAATATGCCACCTGGTTTACCTCTTGGTAGCCGACCACCCAATCAATGGGCCAATCAGATGAACTTGTATCCTGGAGAGCATGCAGGTCGATTAAACAGTGGGATACAGCAGCAATTTCCTCATCAAAATGGGTTAATGCCTCCACAATTAATGCCTCAACCACAACCACAATCCCAGCAGCATTGGCTGCGCCGTCCAATGCAGCCGCCTTTTGGGCATTTGTCAGGAATGCAGTCCCAATTATTTAACCCCCACCTTTCTTCATCTCCACCGTTAATGGGCAAGTTTGATGCGATGTTTGATCTTGCTGATTTAGGTGAGCAAAGACTAAAATTAGCTCAGAAAGGTAGACAGGATCTGCGTTTTTCTCAGCCGGGATTTGATTTCAATGGCCCGAAGAGTGGTAGTGGGTGGCCGAGATTTAGATCTAAATATATGTCAGCTGATGAGATAGAGAATATCCTCAGGATGCAGCTTGCAGCAACACACAGTAATGACCCTTATGTAGATGATTATTACCATCAGGCTTGTCTTGCTAAAAAAACTGTGGGGGCAAAGTTGAAGCATCATTTCTGCCCTACTCATCTCAGGGAACTCCCTCCTCGAGCTCGCACGAACACTGAACAACATGCTTTTCTCCAGGTTGATGCTCTAGGGAGaatttccttttcatcaatTCGGAGACCTCGTCCTCTTCTTGAAGTTGATTCACCTAATTCATCTGGTGCGGCTGGCAATACTGAACAGAAAGCATCTGAGAAGCCCCTGGAGCAGGAACCAATGCTTGCAGCAAGAGTGGCTATTGAGGATGggctttgtcttcttcttgatGTGGATGATATAGACCGATTCCTGCAATTTAATCAGGCCCCAGATGGTGGGGTTCAGTTAAGACAGAGGCGGCAGGTCCTACTTGAAGGCCTTGCCGCATCACTCCAACTAGTCGACCCTCTTGGCAAAAACGGCCATAGCGTTGGGCCTGCTCCCAAGGATGACCTTGTGTTCTTAAGGTTGGTGTCTCTTCCTAAGGGTAGGAAGCTCCTCGCAAGGTACCTTCAGCTCCTTTCTCCCATTGATGAGCTCATGAGGATAGTTAGCATGGCCATTTGTCGTCATTTAAGATTTTTGTTTGGAGGACTTCCCACTGACCCAGGAGCAGCAGACTCAACAAATAACCTTGCGAGGGTGGTTTCACATTGTGTGCGCGGCATGGATCTTGGTTCTCTAAGTGCCTGTCTTGCAGCTGTGGTCTGTTCTTCAGAGCAGCCACCTCTTCGTCCCCTTGGTAGTCCTGCTGGAGACAGCGCGTCCCTTATTCTCAAATCAGTTCTTGAGAGGGCAACTGATCTCCTAACTGATCCTCATGCTGGCACCAACTATACCATCACTAATCGACAACTATGGCAGGCTTCATTTGATGAGTTTTATGGTCTTCTCACCAAATATTGTGTAAATAAGTATGACAGCGTAATACAATCAGTGCTAATGCAAGCCCCAACGACAAGCATGCCTGTTCTTAGTGCCGATGCAGCTAAAGCTATTAGTCGGGAAATGCCAGTTGACCTGCTACGAGCAAGTCTTCCCCACACGGATGAGGACCAGAGGAAGCTGCTGTTGGATTTTGCTCAAAGGTCCATGCCTGTAGTTGGATTTAACAGCCATGAAGGGGAGAATGGTGGTCAAATCAGCTCTGAGTCGGTGTTAAGTTAA
- the LOC115737384 gene encoding protein PAT1 homolog isoform X3, whose product MDGFGSGENSRFQLTGSQDLNQLGDGSAGGTVFDASQYAFFGNDAVEEVELGGLEDEEEDLPPAGLEEEEFLYDKEEGEDLRSLSEIDDLASTFSKINKVVSGPRVAGVIGERGSREMDSDSTLEGKRWSSQPYSSAHIIESKTLYRTSSYPEQQQQLQPHYSSEPILVPKSSYPSYPPGGVSQHASPNYHAGHLNVPHPAGGNQMALSAPNLPPFSNSQVQLTTLHHGSQFAGNMPPGLPLGSRPPNQWANQMNLYPGEHAGRLNSGIQQQFPHQNGLMPPQLMPQPQPQSQQHWLRRPMQPPFGHLSGMQSQLFNPHLSSSPPLMGKFDAMFDLADLGEQRLKLAQKGRQDLRFSQPGFDFNGPKSGSGWPRFRSKYMSADEIENILRMQLAATHSNDPYVDDYYHQACLAKKTVGAKLKHHFCPTHLRELPPRARTNTEQHAFLQVDALGRISFSSIRRPRPLLEVDSPNSSGAAGNTEQKASEKPLEQEPMLAARVAIEDGLCLLLDVDDIDRFLQFNQAPDGGVQLRQRRQVLLEGLAASLQLVDPLGKNGHSVGPAPKDDLVFLRLVSLPKGRKLLARYLQLLSPIDELMRIVSMAICRHLRFLFGGLPTDPGAADSTNNLARVVSHCVRGMDLGSLSACLAAVVCSSEQPPLRPLGSPAGDSASLILKSVLERATDLLTDPHAGTNYTITNRQLWQASFDEFYGLLTKYCVNKYDSVIQSVLMQAPTTSMPVLSADAAKAISREMPVDLLRASLPHTDEDQRKLLLDFAQRSMPVVGFNSHEGENGGQISSESVLS is encoded by the exons GGTGAGGACTTAAGATCTTTATCCGAAATTGATGATCTTGCAAGCACCTTTTCAAAG ATAAACAAGGTGGTCAGTGGCCCAAGAGTTGCAGGAGTAATTGGTGAAAGAGGATCTAGGGAAA TGGACTCCGATAGCACTTTAGAAGGCAAAAGATGGTCATCACAACCATATTCTTCCGCTCACATTATAGAGTCAAAGACTCTGTATAGGACGTCATCTTACccagagcagcagcagcagctccaGCCTCATTACTCAAGCGAACCAATATTAGTGCCAAAATCATCTTACCCTTCATATCCTCCAGGTGGAGTATCGCAGCATGCTTCCCCAAATTATCATGCAGGCCACCTAAATGTTCCTCATCCTGCTGGTGGAAACCAAATGGCATTATCTGCACCAAACCTTCCTCCTTTTTCCAATTCTCAGGTCCAGTTGACCACTTTGCATCATGGCTCCCAGTTCGCTGGGAATATGCCACCTGGTTTACCTCTTGGTAGCCGACCACCCAATCAATGGGCCAATCAGATGAACTTGTATCCTGGAGAGCATGCAGGTCGATTAAACAGTGGGATACAGCAGCAATTTCCTCATCAAAATGGGTTAATGCCTCCACAATTAATGCCTCAACCACAACCACAATCCCAGCAGCATTGGCTGCGCCGTCCAATGCAGCCGCCTTTTGGGCATTTGTCAGGAATGCAGTCCCAATTATTTAACCCCCACCTTTCTTCATCTCCACCGTTAATGGGCAAGTTTGATGCGATGTTTGATCTTGCTGATTTAGGTGAGCAAAGACTAAAATTAGCTCAGAAAGGTAGACAGGATCTGCGTTTTTCTCAGCCGGGATTTGATTTCAATGGCCCGAAGAGTGGTAGTGGGTGGCCGAGATTTAGATCTAAATATATGTCAGCTGATGAGATAGAGAATATCCTCAGGATGCAGCTTGCAGCAACACACAGTAATGACCCTTATGTAGATGATTATTACCATCAGGCTTGTCTTGCTAAAAAAACTGTGGGGGCAAAGTTGAAGCATCATTTCTGCCCTACTCATCTCAGGGAACTCCCTCCTCGAGCTCGCACGAACACTGAACAACATGCTTTTCTCCAGGTTGATGCTCTAGGGAGaatttccttttcatcaatTCGGAGACCTCGTCCTCTTCTTGAAGTTGATTCACCTAATTCATCTGGTGCGGCTGGCAATACTGAACAGAAAGCATCTGAGAAGCCCCTGGAGCAGGAACCAATGCTTGCAGCAAGAGTGGCTATTGAGGATGggctttgtcttcttcttgatGTGGATGATATAGACCGATTCCTGCAATTTAATCAGGCCCCAGATGGTGGGGTTCAGTTAAGACAGAGGCGGCAGGTCCTACTTGAAGGCCTTGCCGCATCACTCCAACTAGTCGACCCTCTTGGCAAAAACGGCCATAGCGTTGGGCCTGCTCCCAAGGATGACCTTGTGTTCTTAAGGTTGGTGTCTCTTCCTAAGGGTAGGAAGCTCCTCGCAAGGTACCTTCAGCTCCTTTCTCCCATTGATGAGCTCATGAGGATAGTTAGCATGGCCATTTGTCGTCATTTAAGATTTTTGTTTGGAGGACTTCCCACTGACCCAGGAGCAGCAGACTCAACAAATAACCTTGCGAGGGTGGTTTCACATTGTGTGCGCGGCATGGATCTTGGTTCTCTAAGTGCCTGTCTTGCAGCTGTGGTCTGTTCTTCAGAGCAGCCACCTCTTCGTCCCCTTGGTAGTCCTGCTGGAGACAGCGCGTCCCTTATTCTCAAATCAGTTCTTGAGAGGGCAACTGATCTCCTAACTGATCCTCATGCTGGCACCAACTATACCATCACTAATCGACAACTATGGCAGGCTTCATTTGATGAGTTTTATGGTCTTCTCACCAAATATTGTGTAAATAAGTATGACAGCGTAATACAATCAGTGCTAATGCAAGCCCCAACGACAAGCATGCCTGTTCTTAGTGCCGATGCAGCTAAAGCTATTAGTCGGGAAATGCCAGTTGACCTGCTACGAGCAAGTCTTCCCCACACGGATGAGGACCAGAGGAAGCTGCTGTTGGATTTTGCTCAAAGGTCCATGCCTGTAGTTGGATTTAACAGCCATGAAGGGGAGAATGGTGGTCAAATCAGCTCTGAGTCGGTGTTAAGTTAA
- the LOC115737384 gene encoding protein PAT1 homolog isoform X2, producing the protein MDGFGSGENSRFQLTGSQDLNQLGDGSAGGTVFDASQYAFFGNDAVEEVELGGLEDEEEDLPPAGLEEEEFLYDKEEINKVVSGPRVAGVIGERGSRESSAAAEWAEGEDNINWFHRNVVDSDSTLEGKRWSSQPYSSAHIIESKTLYRTSSYPEQQQQLQPHYSSEPILVPKSSYPSYPPGGVSQHASPNYHAGHLNVPHPAGGNQMALSAPNLPPFSNSQVQLTTLHHGSQFAGNMPPGLPLGSRPPNQWANQMNLYPGEHAGRLNSGIQQQFPHQNGLMPPQLMPQPQPQSQQHWLRRPMQPPFGHLSGMQSQLFNPHLSSSPPLMGKFDAMFDLADLGEQRLKLAQKGRQDLRFSQPGFDFNGPKSGSGWPRFRSKYMSADEIENILRMQLAATHSNDPYVDDYYHQACLAKKTVGAKLKHHFCPTHLRELPPRARTNTEQHAFLQVDALGRISFSSIRRPRPLLEVDSPNSSGAAGNTEQKASEKPLEQEPMLAARVAIEDGLCLLLDVDDIDRFLQFNQAPDGGVQLRQRRQVLLEGLAASLQLVDPLGKNGHSVGPAPKDDLVFLRLVSLPKGRKLLARYLQLLSPIDELMRIVSMAICRHLRFLFGGLPTDPGAADSTNNLARVVSHCVRGMDLGSLSACLAAVVCSSEQPPLRPLGSPAGDSASLILKSVLERATDLLTDPHAGTNYTITNRQLWQASFDEFYGLLTKYCVNKYDSVIQSVLMQAPTTSMPVLSADAAKAISREMPVDLLRASLPHTDEDQRKLLLDFAQRSMPVVGFNSHEGENGGQISSESVLS; encoded by the exons ATAAACAAGGTGGTCAGTGGCCCAAGAGTTGCAGGAGTAATTGGTGAAAGAGGATCTAGGGAAA GTTCTGCTGCTGCTGAGTGGGCAGAAGGAGAGGATAACATTAACTGGTTTCATCGCAATGTAGTGGACTCCGATAGCACTTTAGAAGGCAAAAGATGGTCATCACAACCATATTCTTCCGCTCACATTATAGAGTCAAAGACTCTGTATAGGACGTCATCTTACccagagcagcagcagcagctccaGCCTCATTACTCAAGCGAACCAATATTAGTGCCAAAATCATCTTACCCTTCATATCCTCCAGGTGGAGTATCGCAGCATGCTTCCCCAAATTATCATGCAGGCCACCTAAATGTTCCTCATCCTGCTGGTGGAAACCAAATGGCATTATCTGCACCAAACCTTCCTCCTTTTTCCAATTCTCAGGTCCAGTTGACCACTTTGCATCATGGCTCCCAGTTCGCTGGGAATATGCCACCTGGTTTACCTCTTGGTAGCCGACCACCCAATCAATGGGCCAATCAGATGAACTTGTATCCTGGAGAGCATGCAGGTCGATTAAACAGTGGGATACAGCAGCAATTTCCTCATCAAAATGGGTTAATGCCTCCACAATTAATGCCTCAACCACAACCACAATCCCAGCAGCATTGGCTGCGCCGTCCAATGCAGCCGCCTTTTGGGCATTTGTCAGGAATGCAGTCCCAATTATTTAACCCCCACCTTTCTTCATCTCCACCGTTAATGGGCAAGTTTGATGCGATGTTTGATCTTGCTGATTTAGGTGAGCAAAGACTAAAATTAGCTCAGAAAGGTAGACAGGATCTGCGTTTTTCTCAGCCGGGATTTGATTTCAATGGCCCGAAGAGTGGTAGTGGGTGGCCGAGATTTAGATCTAAATATATGTCAGCTGATGAGATAGAGAATATCCTCAGGATGCAGCTTGCAGCAACACACAGTAATGACCCTTATGTAGATGATTATTACCATCAGGCTTGTCTTGCTAAAAAAACTGTGGGGGCAAAGTTGAAGCATCATTTCTGCCCTACTCATCTCAGGGAACTCCCTCCTCGAGCTCGCACGAACACTGAACAACATGCTTTTCTCCAGGTTGATGCTCTAGGGAGaatttccttttcatcaatTCGGAGACCTCGTCCTCTTCTTGAAGTTGATTCACCTAATTCATCTGGTGCGGCTGGCAATACTGAACAGAAAGCATCTGAGAAGCCCCTGGAGCAGGAACCAATGCTTGCAGCAAGAGTGGCTATTGAGGATGggctttgtcttcttcttgatGTGGATGATATAGACCGATTCCTGCAATTTAATCAGGCCCCAGATGGTGGGGTTCAGTTAAGACAGAGGCGGCAGGTCCTACTTGAAGGCCTTGCCGCATCACTCCAACTAGTCGACCCTCTTGGCAAAAACGGCCATAGCGTTGGGCCTGCTCCCAAGGATGACCTTGTGTTCTTAAGGTTGGTGTCTCTTCCTAAGGGTAGGAAGCTCCTCGCAAGGTACCTTCAGCTCCTTTCTCCCATTGATGAGCTCATGAGGATAGTTAGCATGGCCATTTGTCGTCATTTAAGATTTTTGTTTGGAGGACTTCCCACTGACCCAGGAGCAGCAGACTCAACAAATAACCTTGCGAGGGTGGTTTCACATTGTGTGCGCGGCATGGATCTTGGTTCTCTAAGTGCCTGTCTTGCAGCTGTGGTCTGTTCTTCAGAGCAGCCACCTCTTCGTCCCCTTGGTAGTCCTGCTGGAGACAGCGCGTCCCTTATTCTCAAATCAGTTCTTGAGAGGGCAACTGATCTCCTAACTGATCCTCATGCTGGCACCAACTATACCATCACTAATCGACAACTATGGCAGGCTTCATTTGATGAGTTTTATGGTCTTCTCACCAAATATTGTGTAAATAAGTATGACAGCGTAATACAATCAGTGCTAATGCAAGCCCCAACGACAAGCATGCCTGTTCTTAGTGCCGATGCAGCTAAAGCTATTAGTCGGGAAATGCCAGTTGACCTGCTACGAGCAAGTCTTCCCCACACGGATGAGGACCAGAGGAAGCTGCTGTTGGATTTTGCTCAAAGGTCCATGCCTGTAGTTGGATTTAACAGCCATGAAGGGGAGAATGGTGGTCAAATCAGCTCTGAGTCGGTGTTAAGTTAA